The DNA window tttctacttctttaaGCTGCAATTTGATTATACAGTGGGTTTCAAAAGCAGTATCCACCCTGAACTTGACGACTTCGGGTTTCTCGCTCATTCATACTGAACCAAAATAGTTTCATTAGATTCCTCGTGATCAATAATAATTAGCAACGTGTTTTCGTGGTAAAAAAGGATTTCGTCTCAAATGAGAATgggacttttttgaaaaacttttctttttgtctcaTAAGTATGTATACATTAGGaaggaaatgaatttttattgaaCTTCAATAGTCAATTGTGGCACCATTATTTCTAATCACATCAACCAGCCTATTATCTTATTATATGAAACTGTTGAAGAGGTTTTGGATCACGTTGTTGTAGATGCTTCCCCATGCATTTGGTATCGCTGCCTTCGGCTCTACAACGGTACTGGATTGTTTGTTGTTCGAGTAGACATGTCGAACCACTATCTCCCACATGTTCTCCACAGGGTTACAGTCAGGAGAACACGCCGGAGAGTCTATTACTTGAATGTGCAGTCGCTGAAGCCAACCCTTGGTGGTTCTCGGCTCATGAACTGCAACGTTGCCTTGTTGCAGAACGTGTGCCGGCCGTTTTCTAACTCTCAAAAAGGGGAGAAGGCTGGTTTTACGCAGGTCTCTCCAACAAAGTCGATATCCATCCGGACATCCAGATCGAAGTTTTTCTCGTCCGCGAAGATGACCTGAAACTACAAGCTACTATAACCTACGTCGTCGATGTTACCAGAAAAACCCAGGTTGTCCCACTGTGCGCCCATACTCTTTCGTGCAAATTCTAATCTCGCCTGCTTATGAAATTCGGTAGGATGATGGGCTTTCTGCTTGTTTGCTTATGTTCTGATTTGACCGGATGAGCCGCCAAATTGTTGGCCTTGAGACCGAATTTGGTCGACAGTCCACGTCGAGTTCGATGCCAAGCGGGCAATCATTCGGTGATCCTTAATTGAAAGCACATGAGGACGGTCAGAAACAAGTGCAGATCGGTAGCCATGAGGATTGTGGAGGCAACGGTTGACGCATCCATGCGAACGACCGATCTGACGAGCAATTTCTCGGTATGTCAACCCAGCATCCTTGAGGGCGCGGATTTGAGCTTGTTCCACGGTGGAGAGCACAGTTCCGCGAATCGTCATTGACCAGATCTTTACCGTTATAATGAAGACCAGATCAAACTGGTTGACAGGACAGGATTTTCCCGCCGAAAAAAATGCACACTTTTCAAGAGAAAGACTTCAACTCGCTGGAAATCTCGGGGTGGATACATACTTTTGAAacgaacaaatttttcaaaaaaaaagttccattctcgtttgagaagaaaactttttcgAAAAGACGTTGCTAATTATTATCGATCACGAGGAATCTAATGAGACTATTTCGGTTTCGTAGAGATGAGCGAAAAACGTAAAATCGTCAAATTCAGGGCGGATACATACTTTTGAAACACACTGTATTCATTTGTGAGCcaatggaaaaatcaataggAAATCACACATGAACCGTATTGCTATAATAGATAGAAGGGGCACAATACCCGCTGTGCTTATCACACTATTCTCAAGTGGTCAACGCGTTGTTGATGTTGACAAGCGTTGTAAGGGAATCGATTTGTTTCTTGAGAAGCTAGACCTCAATAATCGACCTCTAGTTGTTTTCAAGGTGTCAATTCACTGGGAAATTGGAACTCGAAAAGTCTGAGAACAGTGTATTTTGATGCAGTTATCAATCCTCATTTTGGATACTGAAGTacgtaaatttaaaaaaaattaatattagtctAAGTGATTACCAATAGGGAcgtgtaaaagaaaaaacaagatgcATATAATCGCAGCTCCAACCACAATT is part of the Necator americanus strain Aroian chromosome V, whole genome shotgun sequence genome and encodes:
- a CDS encoding hypothetical protein (NECATOR_CHRV.G18662.T1); amino-acid sequence: MTIRGTVLSTVEQAQIRALKDAGLTYREIARQIGRSHGCVNRCLHNPHGYRSALVSDRPHVLSIKDHRMIARLASNSTWTVDQIRSQGQQFGGSSGQIRT